One genomic region from Salvia hispanica cultivar TCC Black 2014 chromosome 2, UniMelb_Shisp_WGS_1.0, whole genome shotgun sequence encodes:
- the LOC125203390 gene encoding zinc finger protein 607-like gives MRCSISSCKYYLHLSCFRLSTQLSSLPLLHTNENENDHSLVLQSGDKLKPWKSSYCRVCHQHTNGLFYGCTECDKFKVDIKCASMPDTIYHAAHPNHLLDLRSAQDTNMRHGFFNCDACGGFINVGNSYECSSCDFGVHFRCAVLPASTTSRRWDKHHPLLLTHNATLNRPGDFYCNQCEQEMHPKHWMYHCRSCDHPRCLPTTSGCHRNIKLGQECHVNAETHPHPLTFQLLTTKRRCDVCGGDRHDSLGFYCASCIFFICLYDCGKKMIEDGNIEAVD, from the coding sequence ATGAGATGTAGCATCAGCTCATGCAAATACTATCTTCACTTGTCGTGCTTCCGCTTGTCAACTCAGCTCTCCTCTCTTCCTCTCCTCCACACAAATGAGAATGAGAATGATCACAGCCTTGTCCTTCAATCCGGTGACAAACTTAAACCATGGAAGTCGTCATACTGCAGGGTCTGCCATCAACATACGAATGGTTTGTTTTATGGCTGTACAGAATGCGATAAATTCAAAGTAGATATAAAGTGCGCTTCAATGCCGGACACCATATATCACGCAGCTCACCCGAATCATCTCCTCGACCTTCGTTCTGCACAAGATACAAATATGAGACATGGTTTCTTCAATTGTGATGCCTGTGGAGGCTTTATAAATGTTGGTAACAGCTACGAATGCAGCAGCTGTGATTTCGGCGTGCACTTTAGATGCGCAGTGCTGCCGGCATCAACCACTAGCCGTAGATGGGACAAGCACCACCCGCTGCTCTTGACTCACAACGCCACTCTAAACCGTCCCGGTGATTTTTACTGCAATCAATGCGAGCAAGAAATGCATCCCAAGCATTGGATGTATCACTGCCGCAGCTGCGATCATCCAAGATGCCTTCCAACTACATCCGGCTGTCATAGAAATATCAAACTGGGACAGGAATGTCATGTGAATGCAGAAACTCATCCACACCCTCTCACCTTTCAACTTCTCACTACAAAACGCCGCTGCGACGTTTGTGGTGGGGATAGGCATGATTCTCTTGGATTTTACTGTGCATCATGCATCTTCTTCATTTGTCTCTACGACTGCGGTAAAAAAATGATCGAAGATGGCAACATTGAGGCCGTGGATTGA
- the LOC125205010 gene encoding uncharacterized protein LOC125205010 isoform X1, translating into MSEKVENEIEEKEEREMFDHWYHEHPLTLVEARGRGTCYGCLRYFIRGEKCYVCSQECGYGVQLHEDCAEAPRNIRHAMHPQHTLTQQFSLYRVGGGRCSICQRSALGVFYTCADAECSFVTHIRCAQGSDMMYPAEDGEKQQSSSGGISHPSHPKHGLRFLKRSCSFKCDACGTAHAKGSSYLCNRDDCEYWIHERCASLPQNIQREDHHHSLSLSFHVAPQYLRYDYHCDVCIKGLHSKQWIYHCELCSYVVHLSCAFDKSLLTTREKGIMEFPMSDVAVGEDLIGAFLRRQGVDAHAHSLILDHQDDVDYKFHNHKLKLVSSSLSSFQEQKEENSDVYDDDEEDYSSRKSELICNGCITPILVKQTSLSSSSSSSSCSGSSSSSKDNNYYYMRCSISSCKYYLHLACFLLPTQLSSLPLLHKHERDYCSLVLRSADKLKPWEWSFCLVCRKDTNGLYYACTKCNGFRVDIKCASMPDTIYHAAHPPHPLNFRSAQHTLKRQGFINCDACEYLIYEDNSYECGSCDFSVHFKCAGLPASTTSLKWDKHHPLLLTHDATLNRPGDFYCNQCEQEMHPKHWMYHCRSCDISIHPRCFLTTSGEYKNIKLGQEYDVKAETHPHPLTFQLLTTKRRCDICGKDRHEETGFYCAFCNFFICLNFCGEKIIRDGNIEAVD; encoded by the exons ATGAGTGagaaagtagaaaatgagatAGAAGAGAAGGAGGAGAGGGAGATGTTTGATCATTGGTACCACGAGCATCCACTTACTTTGGTGGAAGCTCGTGGAAGAGGAACCTGTTATGGGTGTCTAAGGTATTTTATAAGAGGGGAGAAATGTTATGTATGTAGCCAGGAATGTGGGTATGGTGTCCAACTACATGAAGACTGTGCAGAGGCGCCGAGGAATATCAGGCACGCAATGCACCCTCAACACACACTCACTCAACAATTCAGCCTTTATAGAGTGGGAGGAGGCCGCTGTTCAATCTGCCAAAGGAGTGCCTTGGGAGTTTTTTACACATGTGCGGATGCAGAGTGTTCGTTTGTGACGCATATCAGATGCGCGCAGGGAAGCGACATGATGTATCCAGCTGAAGATGGCGAGAAGCAGCAGAGCAGCAGCGGTGGCATAAGTCATCCGAGTCACCCCAAACATGGACTGAGGTTTCTGAAGAGGAGTTGTTCCTTCAAGTGTGATGCGTGTGGCACCGCACATGCCAAAGGGAGTTCCTACTTGTGCAACAGAGATGATTGTGAGTATTGGATCCACGAGAGATGTGCTTCCTTGCCTCAGAATATCCAAAGGGAAGATCACCAtcactccctctctctctcttttcatGTTGCACCTCAATATCTCAGATATGACTACCATTGTGATGTGTGCATAAAAGGTTTACACTCCAAACAATGGATATATCATTGTGAGCTTTGCAGCTATGTTGTCCATCTCAGCTGCGCCTTTGACAAATCGCTCCTCACCACTCG AGAGAAAGGGATTATGGAGTTTCCAATGAGTGATGTGGCTGTGGGTGAAGACCTAATTGGAGCTTTTCTAAGGAGACAAGGAGTTGATGCACATGCACATTCACTCATCCTTGATCATCAAGATGATGTTGATTATAAGTTCCACAATCACAAACTCAAATTAGTCTCCTCCTCATTATCATCATTTCaagaacaaaaagaagaaaatagtgatgtttatgatgatgatgaggaagaCTACTCTAGTAGAAAATCGGAGTTAATATGTAATGGGTGCATTACTCCGATACTTGTGAAACAAACATCattatcatcatcttcttcttcgtcttcttgTTCaggtagtagtagtagtagtaaagaTAACAACTACTACTACATGAGATGTAGCATCAGCTCATGCAAATACTATCTTCATTTGGCGTGCTTCCTCTTGCCAACTCAGCTCTCCTCTCTTCCTCTCCTCCACAAACATGAGAGAGATTACTGCAGCCTTGTCCTTCGATCCGCTGACAAACTTAAACCATGGGAGTGGTCATTTTGTCTAGTCTGTAGGAAAGATACTAATGGTCTGTATTATGCTTGTACAAAATGCAATGGCTTCAGAGTAGATATAAAGTGCGCTTCAATGCCGGACACCATATATCACGCAGCTCACCCTCCACACCCCCTCAACTTTCGTTCTGCACAACATACGCTTAAGAGACAAGGTTTCATCAATTGTGATGCCTGTGAATACTTAATATATGAAGATAACAGCTACGAATGCGGCAGCTGTGATTTCAGCGTGCACTTTAAATGCGCAGGGCTGCCGGCATCAACCACCAGCCTTAAATGGGACAAGCACCACCCGCTGCTCTTGACTCACGACGCCACTCTAAACCGTCCCGGTGATTTCTACTGCAATCAATGCGAGCAAGAAATGCATCCCAAGCATTGGATGTATCACTGCCGCAGCTGCGATATATCCATCCATCCGAGATGCTTTCTAACCACATCCGGCGAGtataaaaacatcaaattGGGACAGGAATATGATGTGAAAGCAGAAACCCATCCACACCCTCTCACCTTTCAACTTCTCACTACAAAACGCCGCTGCGACATTTGTGGTAAGGATAGGCATGAAGAGACTGGTTTTTACTGTGCATTCTGCAACTTCTTCATTTGTCTCAACTTCTGCGGTGAAAAAATTATCAGAGATGGCAACATTGAGGCCGTGGATTGA
- the LOC125205010 gene encoding uncharacterized protein LOC125205010 isoform X2, which yields MSEKVENEIEEKEEREMFDHWYHEHPLTLVEARGRGTCYGCLRYFIRGEKCYVCSQECGYGVQLHEDCAEAPRNIRHAMHPQHTLTQQFSLYRVGGGRCSICQRSALGVFYTCADAECSFVTHIRCAQGSDMMYPAEDGEKQQSSSGGISHPSHPKHGLRFLKRSCSFKCDACGTAHAKGSSYLCNRDDCEYWIHERCASLPQNIQREDHHHSLSLSFHVAPQYLRYDYHCDVCIKGLHSKQWIYHCELCSYVVHLSCAFDKSLLTTREKGIMEFPMSDVAVGEDLIGAFLRRQGVDAHAHSLILDHQDDVDYKFHNHKLKLVSSSLSSFQEQKEENSDVYDDDEEDYSSRKSELICNGCITPILVKQTSLSSSSSSSSCSGSSSSSKDNNYYYMRCSISSCKYYLHLACFLLPTQLSSLPLLHKHERDYCSLVLRSADKLKPWEWSFCLVCRKDTNGLYYACTKCNGFRVDIKCASMPDTIYHAAHPPHPLNFRSAQHTLKRQGLPASTTSLKWDKHHPLLLTHDATLNRPGDFYCNQCEQEMHPKHWMYHCRSCDISIHPRCFLTTSGEYKNIKLGQEYDVKAETHPHPLTFQLLTTKRRCDICGKDRHEETGFYCAFCNFFICLNFCGEKIIRDGNIEAVD from the exons ATGAGTGagaaagtagaaaatgagatAGAAGAGAAGGAGGAGAGGGAGATGTTTGATCATTGGTACCACGAGCATCCACTTACTTTGGTGGAAGCTCGTGGAAGAGGAACCTGTTATGGGTGTCTAAGGTATTTTATAAGAGGGGAGAAATGTTATGTATGTAGCCAGGAATGTGGGTATGGTGTCCAACTACATGAAGACTGTGCAGAGGCGCCGAGGAATATCAGGCACGCAATGCACCCTCAACACACACTCACTCAACAATTCAGCCTTTATAGAGTGGGAGGAGGCCGCTGTTCAATCTGCCAAAGGAGTGCCTTGGGAGTTTTTTACACATGTGCGGATGCAGAGTGTTCGTTTGTGACGCATATCAGATGCGCGCAGGGAAGCGACATGATGTATCCAGCTGAAGATGGCGAGAAGCAGCAGAGCAGCAGCGGTGGCATAAGTCATCCGAGTCACCCCAAACATGGACTGAGGTTTCTGAAGAGGAGTTGTTCCTTCAAGTGTGATGCGTGTGGCACCGCACATGCCAAAGGGAGTTCCTACTTGTGCAACAGAGATGATTGTGAGTATTGGATCCACGAGAGATGTGCTTCCTTGCCTCAGAATATCCAAAGGGAAGATCACCAtcactccctctctctctcttttcatGTTGCACCTCAATATCTCAGATATGACTACCATTGTGATGTGTGCATAAAAGGTTTACACTCCAAACAATGGATATATCATTGTGAGCTTTGCAGCTATGTTGTCCATCTCAGCTGCGCCTTTGACAAATCGCTCCTCACCACTCG AGAGAAAGGGATTATGGAGTTTCCAATGAGTGATGTGGCTGTGGGTGAAGACCTAATTGGAGCTTTTCTAAGGAGACAAGGAGTTGATGCACATGCACATTCACTCATCCTTGATCATCAAGATGATGTTGATTATAAGTTCCACAATCACAAACTCAAATTAGTCTCCTCCTCATTATCATCATTTCaagaacaaaaagaagaaaatagtgatgtttatgatgatgatgaggaagaCTACTCTAGTAGAAAATCGGAGTTAATATGTAATGGGTGCATTACTCCGATACTTGTGAAACAAACATCattatcatcatcttcttcttcgtcttcttgTTCaggtagtagtagtagtagtaaagaTAACAACTACTACTACATGAGATGTAGCATCAGCTCATGCAAATACTATCTTCATTTGGCGTGCTTCCTCTTGCCAACTCAGCTCTCCTCTCTTCCTCTCCTCCACAAACATGAGAGAGATTACTGCAGCCTTGTCCTTCGATCCGCTGACAAACTTAAACCATGGGAGTGGTCATTTTGTCTAGTCTGTAGGAAAGATACTAATGGTCTGTATTATGCTTGTACAAAATGCAATGGCTTCAGAGTAGATATAAAGTGCGCTTCAATGCCGGACACCATATATCACGCAGCTCACCCTCCACACCCCCTCAACTTTCGTTCTGCACAACATACGCTTAAGAGACAAG GGCTGCCGGCATCAACCACCAGCCTTAAATGGGACAAGCACCACCCGCTGCTCTTGACTCACGACGCCACTCTAAACCGTCCCGGTGATTTCTACTGCAATCAATGCGAGCAAGAAATGCATCCCAAGCATTGGATGTATCACTGCCGCAGCTGCGATATATCCATCCATCCGAGATGCTTTCTAACCACATCCGGCGAGtataaaaacatcaaattGGGACAGGAATATGATGTGAAAGCAGAAACCCATCCACACCCTCTCACCTTTCAACTTCTCACTACAAAACGCCGCTGCGACATTTGTGGTAAGGATAGGCATGAAGAGACTGGTTTTTACTGTGCATTCTGCAACTTCTTCATTTGTCTCAACTTCTGCGGTGAAAAAATTATCAGAGATGGCAACATTGAGGCCGTGGATTGA
- the LOC125203306 gene encoding uncharacterized protein LOC125203306, which translates to MEFPINDVAVGEDLIGAFLRRQGVDAHTLIPHHDVVDYKFHHHKLTLVSSSASSSLQEEEDEENSDDDDEEDYSCRKSELICDACITPIFLKQTSSTSSSSSSCSGSSSSKDYYYMRCSMRSCKYYLHLACFHLPHQISSLPLLHQHENENENENENDHSLVLQSGDKHKPWKSTYCGVCCTHTNGLYYACTKCDDGFKVDIKCASMPETIYHAAHHPHTLNLLSKEDTEMRASDTSCDGCNDYFWFSNNSYACGSCDYIVHFECAVLPASNTSGRWDKHHLLLMHDATLNRPGDFYCNQCEKQMNPKRWMYHCRSCDISFHPRCLVTTSGGFRNIKFGQKYVIAGAHRHTLTFQILTTKRHCDVCREYRHGWQGFYCAPCMFFLCYYCKKMIEDGNIEAVD; encoded by the coding sequence ATGGAGTTTCCAATAAATGATGTGGCCGTGGGTGAGGACCTAATTGGAGCTTTTCTAAGGAGACAAGGAGTTGATGCACATACACTCATCCCTCATCATGATGTTGTTGATTATAAGTTCCACCATCACAAACTCACATTAGTCTCCTCCTCAGCATCATCATCActtcaagaagaagaagatgaagaaaatagtgatgatgatgatgaggaagaCTACTCTTGTAGAAAGTCGGAGTTAATATGTGATGCGTGCATTACTCCGATATTTCTAAAACAAACATCAtctacttcttcttcttcatcttcttgttcaggtagtagtagtagtaaagaTTACTACTACATGAGATGCAGCATGAGATCATGCAAATACTATCTTCACTTGGCGTGCTTCCACTTGCCACATCAGATCTCTTCTCTTCCTCTCCTCCACCAACATGAGAATGAGAATGAGAATGAGAATGAGAATGATCACAGCCTTGTCCTTCAATCCGGTGACAAACATAAACCATGGAAGTCGACATATTGCGGAGTCTGCTGTACACATACGAATGGTCTGTATTATGCCTGTACGAAATGTGATGATGGCTTCAAAGTAGATATAAAGTGCGCTTCAATGCCGGAAACCATATATCATGCAGCTCACCATCCACACACCCTCAACCTTCTATCAAAAGAAGATACTGAGATGAGAGCTTCCGATACATCATGTGATGGCTGTAACGATTATTTCTGGTTTTCTAATAATAGCTATGCATGCGGCAGCTGTGATTACATCGTGCACTTTGAATGCGCAGTGCTGCCGGCATCAAACACCAGCGGTAGATGGGACAAACACCACCTGCTTTTGATGCACGATGCCACTCTAAACCGTCCCGGTGATTTCTACTGCAATCAATGCGAGAAACAAATGAATCCCAAGCGTTGGATGTATCACTGCCGCAGCTGCGATATATCCTTCCATCCGAGATGCCTTGTCACTACATCCGGCGGGTTTAGAAACATCAAGTTTGGTCAAAAATATGTGATAGCCGGAGCTCACCGCCACACTCTCACCTTCCAAATTCTCACTACAAAACGCCATTGCGACGTTTGTCGTGAGTATAGGCATGGATGGCAAGGATTTTACTGTGCACCGTGCATGTTCTTCCTTTGTTACTACTGCAAAAAAATGATCGAAGATGGCAACATTGAGGCTGTGgattga
- the LOC125204953 gene encoding uncharacterized protein LOC125204953: protein MSEKGKEMIDHWSHKHPLTPVEIRERNYCYGCEELFGIGEQAYGCRTEGCGYTRLLHEECADIAREIRHPSHHPQHVLIQRHKHELGVCRICQRDIWSIGYKCSKCDFQMHLRCAQGGGMVDTTGNDDDDDEKRRSIIRHPSHSDHELKLLRRSCSFKCDACGTTRKDSSYTCTAYGCQYCIHEKCASLHERFKREDHHHYLSLSFRVPFEYLNFNYKCDVCNTFLLPNYWIYHCQICRFIVHVKCVFNKQPPIIEYIGKDIIHLPANEVAEELITPFVMRQTEGGGGTFIPPINIIPAATVDELVNVKYKFIHHQHQLTLVSSDDPSQDEEEEDEENYGVRSELICDGCITPISSSSYYYMSCSECKYNLHIACFHLPSQLSSRPLHQHDDHQLFLQSLDKRQPWIYQYCSVCEYKTNGLFYTCTKCRFKVDIKCACLPDTILHAAHPQHLLKYVTQSDLRTDINQRHLCCAADCGNDIDYYDCYRCCSSRSCDFTVHVRCALLPASFSSRRWDDLHPLLLTYDATLNRPGDFYCDQCETQMNPKSWMYHCRPCDLSFHPKCFPTTSGEFRNVQLGQEYDVNAEIHPHPLTFQLLTTNSRCDICGYNENENQGFYCALCKFFICLYSCGLIMIKDGNIEAVD, encoded by the exons atgagTGAGAAAGGAAAGGAGATGATTGATCATTGGAGCCACAAGCATCCACTTACTCCGGTCGAAATTCGTGAAAGAAATTACTGTTATGGGTGTGAAGAGCTGTTTGGGATCGGAGAGCAAGCTTATGGATGCAGAACCGAGGGATGTGGCTACACAAGATTATTACACGAAGAATGTGCAGACATTGCGAGAGAGATACGCCATCCATCGCACCACCCTCAACACGTACTCATCCAACGCCACAAACATGAATTAGGGGTGTGTCGTATATGTCAAAGGGATATTTGGAGCATTGGTTATAAATGCTCCAAATGTGATTTCCAGATGCACCTGAGATGCGCACAAGGTGGTGGCATGGTCGATACAACGGgcaatgatgatgatgatgatgagaaaaGGCGCAGCATCATTCGTCATCCAAGTCATTCCGACCATGAATTGAAGTTGTTGAGGAGAAGTTGTTCCTTCAAGTGTGATGCTTGTGGAACCACACGCAAAGATAGTTCCTACACATGCACCGCATATGGTTGTCAATATTGCATCCATGAGAAATGTGCTTCCTTGCATGAAAGATTCAAAAGGGAAGATCATCATCACTATCTCTCTTTGTCCTTTCGCGTCCCTTTTGAATATCTCAATTTCAACTACAAATGTGATGTGTGCAACACATTTTTGCTGCCCAACTATTGGATATATCATTGTCAAATCTGCAGATTTATTGTCCACGTCAAGTGCGTTTTCAACAAGCAGCCTCCCATCATTGA ATATATTGGGAAAGACATTATTCATCTTCCAGCGAATGAGGTAGCCGAGGAACTAATTACACCGTTTGTGATGAGACAAActgaaggaggaggaggaacaTTCATTCCACCCATCAACATCATCCCTGCTGCTACTGTTGATGAGTTGGTGAATGTGAAATATAAGTTCATTCATCACCAACATCAACTCACTTTAGTCTCATCTGACGATCCAAGccaagatgaagaagaagaagacgaggagAATTATGGAGTGAGATCAGAATTGATATGTGATGGGTGCATCACTCctatatcatcatcatcatactactatatgaGTTGCAGTGAATGCAAATACAATCTTCACATTGCCTGCTTTCACTTGCCATCTCAACTCTCCTCACGTCCACTCCACCAACATGATGATCACCAGCTTTTCCTCCAATCTTTGGACAAACGCCAACCTTGGATCTACCAATATTGCAGTGTGTGtgagtataaaactaatgggCTGTTTTACACTTGTACAAAGTGCAGGTTCAAAGTTGATATCAAGTGTGCTTGTCTGCCGGATACCATACTTCACGCAGCTCACCCGCAGCATCTCCTCAAATACGTGACTCAGTCGGATCTACGCACAGATATCAACCAACGACACTTGTGTTGTGCTGCTGATTGTGGCAATGACATAGACTATTATGATTGTTACAGGTGCTGCAGCAGCAGATCATGTGATTTCACAGTGCACGTTAGATGCGCTTTGCTGCCTGCATCATTCAGCAGCCGTAGATGGGACGACCTACACCCGCTGCTGTTGACGTACGACGCCACTCTCAATCGTCCTGGCGATTTCTACTGCGATCAATGCGAAACACAAATGAATCCGAAAAGTTGGATGTATCACTGCCGCCCCTGCGATTTATCCTTCCATCCTAAATGCTTTCCAACTACATCCGGCGAGTTTAGAAACGTGCAGTTGGGGCAGGAATATGATGTGAATGCAGAAATCCATCCTCACCCTCTCACCTTTCAACTTCTCACTACAAATAGCCGCTGCGACATTTGTGGTTACAATGAGAATGAAAATCAAGGGTTCTACTGTGCATTATGCAAATTCTTCATTTGTCTCTACAGCTGCGGTTTAATAATGATCAAAGATGGCAACATTGAGGCCGTGGATTGA
- the LOC125208348 gene encoding uncharacterized protein LOC125208348, which translates to MSEKVENEIEEEEREMFDYWNHEHPLTLVEAPRGGYCYGCLSYFTRGEKGYGCSQKCGYERLLHEDCAVAPRKIRHAMHPQHILSQQLNTKGGVRGFCSICQRYAWGIFYRCTSAECTFAMHIRCAQGSDIMYAAAEGGKRTIHHLSHPEHQLLFLRRSCSFKCDACGTTGAKGSSYACTNDDCEYWIHERCASLPQNIQREEHHHSLSLSFHVPSEYLRYDYRCDVCSKRLVTNHWVYHCVLCSYVVHLSCAFDKSLLTTRKKGIMEFPINDAAVGEDLIGPFVRRQGVDAHTLIPHQDVVDYKFHHHKLTLVSSSSSLSFKEVLEEENSDDDDEEDYSYRKSELICNGCITPILAKQTSFSSSSSSSSCLSSSKDNYYYMRCSISSCKYYLHLACFRLPTQISSLPLLHKHENENDHNLVLQSGDNRKPWNWKLCNVCYIETNGLFYSCTKCNYFKVDIKCASMPDTIYHAAHSPHPLNLLSNEDTWRQGYSSCDACNDLIKYGRNSYACGTYNFIVHFQCAVLPASTTSSRWDKHHPLLLTHDATLNRPGEFYCNQCEDSMNPKSWMYYCRSCDISFHPSCFQTTFGMFRNIKLGQKYVIEGAHCHTLTFQILTTKRRCDVCRKDRHDSLGFYCASCIFFICFYRCGEKMIEDGNVKAVD; encoded by the exons aTGAGTGagaaagtagaaaatgagatagaagaggaggagagagagatgttTGATTATTGGAACCACGAGCATCCACTTACATTGGTGGAAGCTCCTAGAGGAGGATACTGTTATGGATGTCTAAGTTATTTTACAAGAGGAGAGAAAGGCTATGGGTGTAGCCAGAAATGTGGGTATGAAAGGCTACTACATGAAGACTGTGCTGTAGCGCCGAGGAAGATCAGGCACGCAATGCACCCTCAACACATACTCTCTCAACAACTCAACACTAAGGGGGGTGTGAGGGGCTTCTGTTCAATCTGCCAAAGGTATGCCTGGGGAATTTTCTACAGATGTACGAGTGCAGAATGTACGTTTGCTATGCATATCAGATGCGCGCAGGGCAGCGACATCATGTATGCAGCAGCCGAAGGTGGCAAGCGCACCATACACCATCTGAGTCATCCTGAGCATCAACTGTTGTTCCTGAGGAGAAGTTGTTCCTTCAAGTGCGATGCTTGCGGCACCACAGGCGCCAAGGGGAGTTCCTACGCATGCACCAATGATGATTGTGAGTATTGGATCCATGAGAGATGTGCTTCCTTGCCTCAGAATATCCAAAGGGAGGAACACCAtcactccctctctctctcttttcatGTCCCTTCTGAATATCTCAGATATGACTACCGTTGTGATGTATGCAGTAAAAGATTAGTAACCAACCATTGGGTGTATCACTGTGTGCTTTGCAGCTATGTTGTCCATCTCAGCTGTGCCTTTGACAAATCGCTCCTCACCACTAG AAAGAAAGGGATTATGGAGTTTCCAATAAATGATGCGGCTGTGGGTGAGGACCTAATTGGACCTTTTGTAAGGAGACAAGGAGTTGATGCACATACACTCATCCCTCATCAAGATGTTGTTGATTATAAGTTCCACCATCACAAACTCACATTagtctcatcatcatcatcattatcatTTAAAGAAGttttagaagaagaaaatagtgATGATGACGATGAGGAAGACTATTCTTATAGAAAGTCGGAGTTAATATGTAATGGGTGCATTACTCCAATACTTGCGAAACAAACATCattttcatcatcttcttcttcttcttcttgtttaaGTAGTAGTAAAGATAACTACTACTACATGAGATGTAGCATCAGCTCATGCAAATACTATCTTCACTTGGCATGCTTCCGCTTGCCAACTCAGATCTCCTCTCTTCCTCTCCTCCACAAACATGAGAATGAGAATGATCACAACCTTGTCCTTCAATCCGGTGACAATCGTAAACCATGGAATTGGAAACTATGCAACGTCTGCTATATAGAGACGAATGGTCTGTTTTATAGTTGCACAAAATGCAATTACTTCAAAGTAGATATAAAGTGCGCTTCAATGCCAGACACCATATATCACGCAGCTCACTCTCCACACCCCCTCAACCTTCTCTCCAACGAAGATACTTGGAGACAAGGTTACAGTTCTTGTGATGCCTGTAATGATCTCATCAAGTATGGAAGAAATAGCTATGCATGCGGCACATATAATTTCATCGTGCACTTTCAATGCGCGGTGCTGCCGGCATCAACCACCAGCAGTAGATGGGACAAGCACCACCCGCTGCTTTTGACGCATGACGCCACTCTAAACCGTCCCGGTGAATTCTACTGCAATCAATGTGAAGATTCAATGAATCCAAAGAGTTGGATGTATTACTGCCGCAGCTGCGATATATCCTTCCATCCGAGTTGCTTTCAAACTACATTCGGCATGTTTAGAAACATCAAGCTTGGTCAAAAATATGTGATCGAGGGAGCTCACTGCCACACTCTCACCTTTCAAATTCTCACTACAAAACGCCGCTGCGACGTTTGCCGTAAGGATAGGCATGATTCTCTTGGATTTTACTGTGCATCATGCATCTTCTTCATTTGTTTCTACCGCTGCGGTGAAAAAATGATCGAAGATGGCAATGTTAAGGCCGTGGACTGA